The following nucleotide sequence is from Nitratidesulfovibrio termitidis HI1.
ATGAGCGGCGATTCCACGATGGCGCGGAACAGCGCCGTATTCTGCCCTGTCTCTTGCCCAAGCGCAAGGACGAGCGGCCGCAGGCGGCCCAGCAGTACGGTAATGCCGTCGTACCGTGCGCCGAACCACTGTTGCAGGTCCATGCGGATGCGCCGGGTAAGGGCCGGGCTGTGCCCCCCGGTGGAAAGGGCCACCGTCAGGTCGCCGCAGGCGAAGTGGGCGGGCACGATGAACGCGCCCGTGTCCGGTGCATCGGCCACGTTGCAGGGCACGTTGCGCTGGCGGCAGGCATCGGCCACGGCGGCGTTGACGGCGCGGCTGCCGGTGGCCGCGAAGGCCAGGGCGCAGCCGTCCACGTCGGCGGGGGCAAAGGGCCGCGCCTCGAAACGCACGGCGGGGTGGGCCAGCAGGGGGGCCAGTTCCGGGTCGTTCGGCGCTTCCGGGTTGGCGTCCAGCACCAGCACGCGGGCCGGGCCGCAATCCAGCAGCGACGCCAGCTTGCGGCGTCCCACGCCCCCCGCGCCCACCACCAGGCAGGCACGTCCGTGCAGGTCGAGAAGCAGGGGATAATAACGCATTGGGGTCGTATACACGAGGGGCGGGCAAAGTAAAACCGGTCCGGCGCGCAAGCGGCGAAGCGGGCGAGAGGGGGGGCAACCCGGCGGCGACCCGGGACTGCGTAGGCACCCGCGCAACAGGCCGCAGTCCGGCCCTTGCCTTGCCGCCACGCGCCACTTGGGCTAGTCTGCCCGGAAAGCCCCGTGATGCCCAATTCCCGCAACGACGCCAACCCCTTGCCGCCATCGCCCACACCATGAGCAAGCACCTTGTCATCCAGTTGGCCCGCTTCGGCGACCTTGTGCAGACCAAGCGTCTGGTGTTGTCGCTGCTGCATGGCGTCGCGCACGACGAGGATGCCGTCTCGCACGAGGCGTATTCGGCCCCGGAGGTCCATCTGGCGGTAGACGCCTCGCTGGTCGAACTGGCCCGGCTGGTCTATCCCGGCGTCACCGTGCACGGGGTGCGCGCCCACGGCGGGACGCCCCAGGCCGACGTTCTGGCGCACAACGCCCGCGTCTTCGCCTCCCTGGCGGCGGAACGCTTCGACACCATCTACAATCTGAACAATTCCGGGCTGAACATGGCCCTTGCCGCGCTGTTTCCGCCCGATGCGGTGCGCGGCTATCGCAGTCTGAACGGCCAGCCCCTGCGCGACCGCTGGATGCGCATGGCCTTCCGTTGGGTGGCGCACCGCCGCCTGTCCCCCGTGAACCTGGTGGACTTCTGGGCGGCGCTGGCCCCCCGGCCCATCGCCCCGGCGCGGGTGAACCCCATCGCCCTGCGGGGCGGACGGGGCATCGGCGTGGTGCTGGCCGGGCGCATGTCGCGCCGGTCGCTGCCCCCCGATGCGCTGGCGGCCTGCCTGCGGGCCGTGTTCGAGGGACTGGGCGGGCCGCGGGTGACCTTTTTCGGCACCAGGGCCGAGCGTCCGTTGCTGCGCAAGGTGCTGGACTATCTGCCCGCATCCGTGGCCGGAAACTACGACGACCTCGTGGGGCGCACCGGCTGGGCGGACCTTGCCGACGCGCTGGTGGGGCTGGATACGCTGCTCACCCCAGATACCGGCACCATGCATCTTGCCGCGCACCTTGGCGTGCCGGTGCAGGGCTTCTTTCTGTCATCGGCGTGGTGCCACGAAACGGGGCCTTACGGCCCCGGCCACCGGGTGTGGCAAGCCACCCTGGACTGCCTGCCCTGCCTGGAGGCGCGGCCTTGTCCCATCGGGGTGCAATGCCTGGATGCCTTCCGCTCGCGCGAGTTCCTGTCCTTTCTGTCCGGACGTCCCGGCGACCGTCACCCGCCCGGCATGCTGGGCATGGTCTCCACCCTCGACGACGTGGGCTCCACCTGGCTGACCGTGTTCGGCGAAGACCCGTCCGCGTTGCGCCGGGTGGAGTTGCGGGCGCTGGTGGGCGAGTACCTTGGCCTGTTCACGGGCGAGGAACTGGCGGACCATGACCTGGCCCGCCTGCTGTACCACGAGGCGGACTGGATGCTGCCCGGCCCGGAGGGCGCGGCATTCACCGCGTTCGACCCGTTCGCGGATGAACCGCTGCGTGGTGCATGAAAGGGTGCGCGGTTGGTTGGCGGTTGAATGTTAAAGCTCGACTTTAAGTCTTGCAGAGCTAAACCTGCCTTGCTTCCCTGAAATTTCCGCCCTTACGCTCCGCCGGGGTACCGGCACGAGGTTTGCGCATGACCCAGTCTTTCGACGTTTCCCAATCCTCTGCGTCTGCCGTGTCCGGCGCATCTGCCATACCGGGCAGCAGCACGCCCCGCCTGCGCGTGCTGGTGGTGCTGCCCATGTACGGCGGCTCCCTGCCCATCGGACGCTACTGCGTGGATGCCCTGCGCGACCTGGGCCACGTGGTGGAAACCTTCGAGGCCCCGTCGTTCCTCGGGGCGTTCACGGCGCTGAAGGATCTGAAGGTGACGGCGGACCGGCTGGAGTTTCTGGAAAACTCGTTCCTGCAGGTGGTGTCGCAGGCGGTGCTGGCCAAGGTGGAAACCTTCGCGCCGGACCTTGTGCTGTGCCTGGCCCAGGCTCCCCTGAATCATCAGGCCCTCAAGCGCTTGCGGCGCGACAACGTGGCCACGGCCATGTGGTTCGTGGAAGACCACCGGGTGTTCACCTACTGGCGGGCCTTTGCGCCGTTCTACGACGTGTTCGCGGTGATCCAGCGCGCGCCCCTGCTGGACGAACTGGCCGCCATGGGCGTGCGCGACGCGCTGTACCTGCCCATGGCCGCGCTGCCGTCCTTTCACAGATCACTTGAACTTTCGCCGGTGGACCAGCGCCGCTACGGGGCCGACGTGGCCTTTCTGGGCGCGGGCTATCCCAACCGACGCGTGGCCTTTCGCCAACTGGTGCATCTGGACTTCAAGATATGGGGCACGGAATGGGATGGCGAACCCCTGCTGGCGCGGCATGTGCAACAGGGCGGGGCGCGGGTGTCCGCCGAGGATTCGGTGAAGATCTACAACGCCAGCCGCATCAACCTGAACCTGCATTCCAGCATCCAGTCGCGCACCCTGGTCACCGGCGGCGACTTCGTGAACCCGCGCACCTTCGAACTGGCCAGCATCGGGGCCTTCCAACTGGTGGACCGGCGCACCCTGATGGACGAACTGTTCGCCGAGGATGAACTGGCCACCTTCGATTCCATGGACGGGCTGCAGGCGGCCATCGCCCATTACCTGGCCCACCCGGAAGAACGGCAGGCCATGGCGGCCCGCGCCCGGGCAAAGGTACTGGCGCAGCATACCTACCAGCACCGCATGCGCACGCTGCTGGAATTCATCGCCCAGCGCCGCCCCGGCTGGCCCACCCCGCGCGCCGCCGATGCGGGGCTGCCCGCCGATCTGCCCGAGGACATGCGCCGCGACCTTGCCACGCTGCTGGACCGGCTGGGCCTGCCCGCCGACGCCGCCTTTGCGGACGTGATTACCGCCTTGCGCCAGCACAGCGGCCAGTTGACCCCGCTGGAAACGTCCTTGCTGTTTCTGGATGAATGGCGCAGGCAGTACGCCTGATACGCGGGCGTCCCGCAGTATGGCATGATCGGTTGCGTCGGGGGGATTTCTGCCGATGGATCGCCCGCGCGGCGACACCAGGAATGGACGCTTCCTGTGCCCAACGCGGCCACGTTGCGTAAGCGTGGCGTGGCTCTTGCCAACGTTTACAGGATGGACTATGCGCCGTGGCATGAGCGTCCGCACAATCCACCATGCCCCGCCAGCCCCGCGCCCCTCTCGTGTCCGGTGTAGTCTTCGCGTGCTGCACGCCGCATGCGCCGTGGCAGCCTGCACGGCGCTTCTGGCGTTTTCCGTGCGTCCGGTGCTGGCTGGTGGTCCCTCGCCGCAAACGCTGGTGGCCGTGTCCGACGAATGGGCGCCGCGCATCATGTCCGGGCCGGACGGTTCCGCCGATGGCATCTGCCCCATGGTGTTGCGTCAGGTGGCCGAGGATCTGGGGCTGGACGTGGATTTCGGCTTCATGCCCAAGCCACGCCGCCAGGCGGCCTTCCGCAGGGGCGAGATCAACGTGGTGCCGTGCGCGTCGCCCGTGTGGGAAGGCGTGCTTTCCGACGTGGCCGTGTATTCCGAGCCGTTCATGATGTCGACGGAGATGGTGCTGGTTTCCGCGGGTACCACAGGCGTGTTCCGCTCCGTACGCGATTTTGCCGGGCTGCGTTTTGGGACCATTGGCGGGTACGTCTACCACGATGGTTTCGATGAAGCCTTCGAGTCCGGGATGCTGCGCCGCGAGGACGCCTACACCGTGACCCAGAACCTGCAAAAACTGCGGGCCGGGCGCATCGACGCCATGATCGTGGACGATTACGAGGCCGCCTACTGGATGCACAGGGCGGGCTGGTCGGAGACCGATTTCCGCGTGGCCTACGTGTTCGCCGACCCCGCGCCCATCACGTTGATGCTGCATGCCTCGTTGCGCGACTTTCTGCCCCGGGTCAACGCCTCGCTGGCCCGCATGCGCGCCAACGGCACCCTGCGCGCCCTGTTCGCGGAATACGGGCCGCAGAAGCTGGCCGCGCACCTGACCCGCTGACGCTTGCGGGGGCCAGCCGCGTGCCCGCCCCCGGCCCCTTCCATCTCTCCGGCGGGCCATCCGGATCCGCGTCCACTCCTTCGTCAAGGAACCTGCCATGAAAGTTTACCGCTACCTGACCGGCCCCGACGATTCCGCCTTCTGCCACCGCGTCACCGAGGCCCTGAACAAGGGCTGGCAGTTGCACGGCGGCCCCACGCTGACCTATGACGCCGAGCGCAAGCAGGTGATCGCCGGGCAGGCCGTCGTCAAGGACGTGGAAGGCAAGGACTACGTGCCGGGCATGGACCTTTCCGCCCAGTAACGCCAGCAGCCTGCGGGCGTCGGCATCAGCCCTGCTGCATCTCGCCGACCAGGCGTTGCAGTTCGCGGGCCTGGTCGGCCAGGTCCCCGATGGCTCGCGCCGCGTGCACCATGGCCTCGGCCATGGACGACGAGATGCGGTCCACCTCCTTGATGGCGTGGTCTATCTCGTCGTTTTCCGCCGTCTCGCGCTCCACGGCCGCCGCAATGCTGCTTACCTGCGCCGCCGTTTCCTCGATGAGCCCCACGATTTCGCGCAGCGTCTCGCCCGACCGTTGCGCCGCCTGCGTCGAATCGTTGATGGCGCCCACCGCGTTGTCCACGTTCTGCACGTTCTTGCGCGTTCCTTCCTGAATGTTGCCGATGGCCTCGCCCACCTGCCTGGTGGCGGCCATGGTCTTTTCCGCCAGCTTGCGCACCTCGTCCGCCACCACGGCAAAGCCCCGACCGGCGTCGCCCGCCCGGGCCGCCTCGATGGCGGCGTTGAGCGCCAGCAGGTTGGTCTGGTCGGCAATGTCCGAGATGACGTTCATGATCTGGCCGATGCCTTCCGCCTGTTCCCCCAGCACGGCCATGTCCGTCTTCAGGCTCAGCGCCTGGTCCTGCGCAAGGCCGATGCCGCGCACCACGTCGCCGACCACGGTGGCGCCCTCCAGCGCCTTTGCGCGCGCATTGTCGGCGGTGTGCGAGGCGTTGGTGGCGCTGTGGGCCACATCGGCTATGGTCTCGCTCATCTCGCCGATGGCGGTCGCGGTGCGCGCCACGCTGTCGAGCTGGGACGAGGCGCCGCTGGAGGTGTGGTCGATGCGGCGCGTCAGTTCCTCCGACGCCCTGGATACGTTGGCCACCACCGTTTCGATGCGTGAAGCCGCCAGCATCATGCCCTTGCGGGTGGCGACCTCCGCTTCGCGGCGGACGTTTTCCGCTTCTTCCGTGGCCAGCCGCGCCCGGTGGGCTTCTTCCGTGGCCAGGCGCTGTTTCTCCTCTGCCCCGGAAATCAGCCCCCGAAGGCTGACGACCATGCGGCGCAAGGCTTCGGCAAGCATGCCCACCTCGTCCGCGCCGTGCACGTCCAGCTCTCGGTCAAGGCTGCCTTCACTCACCGCCCTGGCGTAGTCCACGGCCCGGTGCAGGGGCCGGGTGAGCATGAGCGTGATGCCCACGCCCAGCAGCATGGCCAGCACGGGCCCCCCCAGCATGCCCGCCACGATGGCGGTCTTGTGCCGCGCGGCGCTTTGCATCTCTTGCCGGTAGAGTTCCGCAGATTCCTTGACCCCCTGGTCCGTCAGGGCATCCAGGGCGGCGAACGTGGCGTCGTGCACCTTGCGCAGGTCGGTGGTGCGCGCCAGTATTTCCATCAGGCCCAGGATGTCGCTCTTGTCCTTTTCCCACTCGCGGATGAGGTCGAGCAGGGCGTCGTTGCCCTTGCGGCCTGCGTCGAGCTGCGTGCGGAATTCCGCGAACAGGGCGTTCTCGCTCTCCGAGCGGGGCAGTGCCGCGTACTTCTCCATGGCTTCCGCTATGGCCGTGCGCGACTGCTCTATGGCCGCGTATTGCTGCCGCGAGAAATCCGGAGAAATGCCGGGAACCAGCAGGCTGCGTTGGGCAATGACGACCTCGCGGATTTCCTCCGCGATGCGCAGAAGGTGCGGAAAGCCCGGCATGCGGCGGGCCACGATGCTTTCAAGCGAATGGCTGGCGCTGTTGATGCCAAGGTAGCCGATGACGCCCACCCCGAGCGTTATGGCGGCGACGATCAGAAAAGCCCCAGCGATCTTGGTGCCGATGCGCGAAATGCCCATGCCTCCCCCTGCGGAAAACCGACGCCCGCTCGCGGCGGGCGTCGGTGGTCATGCGGACACGGGGTCCGGATTTACTGATATGCCCCGCACCCCACCAGCAGGTCGTCCACGCGTTCCATGTACATGGATTTCGGTTCGATGAGCTTGGTCTGGGGGTTGGCGAACTTGTAGTCCTGCCAGAACGAGGCCTTGGTTTTTCCCAGTTCCACGCGCTCCTTGACGAAGTACTTGCCGTCGGGGTCGCGCAGTTCCATCAGGTTCTTGCCCACCTGCTTGGCGTTGGCGCCATGGGCAAGGCACTTGCCCTGCATGTCGTAGACGACCACGTACAGGTCGCGATCGACAAACATGCCCTGGGGGTTGCTGATTTCCGCAAAGGCCTTGTCGCGCCCGTTGGCCTTGAGGTACGTCACGGCCTTTTTGACCATGGCCACGGCTTCATCCTTGCTGCCCTTGGACTGGGCGCTGGCCAGCGGGCACAGGGCCGCCACGAGCAACAGGGCCAGTGCCGCGCGCAGTGCGTATTTCATGGGGTCTCCTTTGGCGGGCCATGCCGCGCCTGATGGATATGGATGCAGACCATGATAGCTTGGGGGATACGCGCGGGGCATGATTACTTGGCGCAGGGGCAAGGCCAGGGGCAGGGGAGCAAGGGGGGCGAAGCTGGAAAGGGACAAGGCCGACGGCGGCGACACGCCACGCCACGCCACGATATGACTCGACGGGGCAGGGCAGGCGGACGGACGGGATCGGATACGCAAAACCGGCCAGAGGACCGCAGTCCGTCTGGCCGGTTGCCGCCGTCATGCCGGCAGGCATTGCGCGGCATCGCGGGTGGCGGTGGTCGTCAGGGATGATTCTTGAACTTGTCCGCCGTATGCGGGCTGCCGGAGTGGCAGGGGGTACAGTCCATCTTGCCCTTGAGCAGGGGCGACTGCTTGCCGGGGTTGTGGCATTCGCCGCAGTAGGTGACCGAAGCCGGGTCGCCGTGGGCCACGGCAAAGGCGCCCGCCTGCTTGGCGTTCATGATGGCGATGGCCTTGGTGGCCACGTCGGCGGTGATGCGCGCGCAACGTTCGCCGCGCTCCTTGCTCTTTTCCGCAAAGCCGGATGCCTGGCACCACCGGCCCACGGACACGTGGCACAGCGGCGAATGGCTCACGCTGGTGGGCAGCGCGCCAGCCACGCCCTTGAAGGCCGCACCCGGATCATGCATGGGGAAGGCGGTCTGCTCGTACCAGCGGAACAGTTCCGCCACCATGGGGTCGCGTTCCTTGCGTCCCCAGAACAGCGCAAAGGCGCTGGCCGCGCCCAGCAGCGCGCCGCAGATGGTGCCCCAGTCGGAAATGCCGCTCTTGCCCACCTCCAGCATCGTGAAGGGAAACTGGTTGTACGGCGCGCCGTGCTGTTCGCCCATCATGCCCACGATGGCGTAAAACACCCCGTAGCCGCAGCCGTACCCCTGGTGCCAGTAGCCGTCGTAGGCCACGGGCGCGCAGATCTTGGCGTCCAGCATGTGGGGCTTCCACGAGAAGGGGGCGTCCTTCTGGGCAAAGTGCCCGCTGGCGGCGCCAGCGGCCGCCGCTGCATTTTGGGTTGCCGCGCCCGACAGCAGGCCGCCAGCAAGGCAGCCCGTTGCGCATCCCAGTACCCCCAGGGTCTTCAAGGCTGATCTTCTGTTCATCCGTTCCATGCTGTTCCTCCGATGAAATAAGAGCGACCACTCGCGCTCGATAGTGGATGCGTATCAGCAAGAAGTGTTCCATGCTTGTTCTGTTTTGAAACAATGTGGAACTGCGCCATGTTGCGCGAAACGGAAGAGGGAAGGGGGTGCAAAGTCGGCTTTTCGTCTGCCAACCTGGTGTATCGGGCTGCCAACCGGACATTGCAGGGCCTGCCTGTGTCGGTGCAGACAACGAAAGTGGCCGGAAGGGGGTCCTTCCGGCCATGATGGGTGACAATTTCAGGTGGCGGTGGGCTGTCCGCAGGACGGAACAACCCAGGGGGGCAGGCCCGGGCGGGCAGGGGAATCTGCCTGCGGCTGTTTCCGGATTGTCCTACCGGCGGCAGCCGCAGCTCACGGCGGCGCGCATGCCGCGCTCGCCCACTATTTCGGTGCTGATGCCCTTGTCGGTGAACAATTCCAGCAGGATGCAGTTCTCCACCCGGCCATCCACGATCATGGCCTTTTCCACGCCTTCCTCCAGCGCTTCCAGGCAGCATTTCACCTTGGGGATCATGCCGCCGGTCAGGGTGCCGTCGGTGAACAGTTCCACGGCTTCGCGGGTGGTCAGCGAGCGGATCAGTTCCTTCTGCTTGTCCAGGATGCCCGCCACGTCGGTGAGCAGCAGCAGGCGCTTGGCGCGCAGCGCCGCCGCAACGGCCCCGGCCACGGCATCGGCGTTGATGTTGTACGTCTCGCCGTTTTCGTCCACGCCCACGGGCGCGATGACCGGCACGAAGTTGTCGCGTTCCAGCGAGCGGAGCAGGGTGGTTTCCACCCGCATCACCTCGCCCACCTTGCCAAGGTCGATGATTTCCGGCGCGTGGTTGCCGCCGTTGACGATCATCTCCATCTTGCGGGCGCGGATGAGCTGGCCGTCCTTGCCGGAAAGGCCCACGGCCTTCACCCCGCTGAGGTTCAGCAGGTTCACGATTTCCTTGTTGACCTTGCCCACCAGCACCATTTCCACCACGTCCATGGTGGCGTCGTCGGTGACGCGCAGCCCCTCGCGGAACTGCGACTGGATGTGCAGCTGCTCCAGCATGCGGCCGATCTGCGGGCCGCCGCCGTGCACCACCACCGGGTTGATGCCTACCTGCTTCAAGAGGGCGATGTTGAGGGCGAAGGCCTTTTTCAGGGCCTCGTCCTTCATGGCGTGGCCGCCGTACTTGATGACCACGGTCTGCCCGTGGAACTGGCGCATGTAGGGCAGGCACTCGATGAGCACCTTGGACTGGAGCTTGGCGTAGGCGGCGGGGTCTGCGCAGCAGGACGCGGCCTGTTCGGTCTGGCTCATGGCACTCTCTGCGGGCGGTGCGCTACGGCGAGGTAGCGGCTGGGGTTCTTGCAACAGGGGCTGTTTCCAAAACAGGATTTTCGTTGGAGTCGGAGACTACAGGATGTAGCGGCTCAGATCCTTGTTGGCGCGTACGTCGGCCAGATGCGCGCGCACGTAGTCGCTGTCCACGGTCACCCGGTCGCCGGAACGGTCGGGCGCCTCGAACGAAAGGTCGGCCAGGATTTTTTCCAGGATGGTGTACAGCCGCCGCGCCCCGATGTTTTCGGTCTGGGCGTTGGTTTCTTCGGCAAAGGCGGCGATTTCGCGCAGGGCGTCTTCGGTGAATTCGATGTGCACGCCCTCCGTGTGCAGCAGGGCGGTGTACTGCCGGGTCAGCGCGTTGTGCGGTTCGGTGAGGATGCGCAGAAAGTCGTCCCGGCCAAGGGCGGACAGTTCCGCCCGCAGGGGAAAGCGCCCCTGCAGTTCCGGAATCAGGTCCGAGGGCTTGCTGAAATGGAATGCCCCGGCGGCGATGAACAGGATGTGGTCGGTGCGCACCATGCCGTACTTGGTGTTGACCACGCTGCCTTCCACGATGGGCAGCAGGTCGCGCTGCACCCCTTCGCGCGAGACGTCGGAGCTTTTCTGGGTGGTGCCGCTGGCGATCTTGTCGATTTCGTCGATGAAGATGATGCCGGTCTGCTCCACCCGCTCGCGGGCCAGGTCCGACACGCGGTCGTGGTCGATGAGCCGGTCGGCTTCTTCCTGCGTCAGCAGGTTGAAGGCGTCGCGCACCTTCATGCGGCGGCGCTTGCGGCGCGAGGGAAAGACCTTGCTGAACATGTCGCGCACCTGCGAACCCACGTCTTCCAGCCCTGGCATGGACAGCACGCCCACCTGCGGCCCGCCGGATTCCTCCACCTCCATGTCCACCTCGCGGTCGTCCAGCTTGCCGCCGTGCCACAGGGTGCGCAGCTTTTCGCGCGTGGAGGAGCGGCTGTCCGGGGTAGAGCCGGTGCCCGTGGGGGGGGATGCGTGGGGGGCATCGGCTTGCGCCGGGGGCTGGGGGATGGCCTGCCCGGAGACAAGATCGAAGGTCAGGCCGCCCATGCCTTGTGCAGACTGACCGGACTGTGAAGCGGGCTGGGGCGCGCCGCCGGGCAGCAGCAGGTCCAGCAGGCGTTCTTCCGCGCGGGCCTCGGCCTTCACGCGGACCTTCTCGTTTTCCTCGGCCCGCACCAGGGCGATGCCGATTTCCATCAGGTCGCGCACCATGGATTCCACGTCGCGGCCCACGTAGCCCACCTCGGTGAACTTGGTGGCCTCCACCTTGATGAACGGCGATGCGGAAAGCTTGGCCAGCCGCCGGGCGATCTCGGTCTTGCCGACGCCGGTGGGGCCCATCATGATGATGTTCTTGGGGGCTATCTCGTCGCGCAGGGCCGGGTCCAGTTGCTGGCGACGCCAGCGGTTGCGCATGGCCACGGCCACCATGCGCTTGGCGGCGTTCTGGCCCACGATGTATTTGTCCAGTTCCGAAACGATTTCACGGGGGGTGAGGTTGCTCATGATGGATATGCGCGAAGGCGGGTTGTTCGTTCTGACGGAAGACCGCCGCGCCCTGCGGTGATGGAAGGCGTGGGCGTGGGCGCGGTGCGGGGCACGATACCAGCGCGGACGGCGAAAGCCAACGCCCGGAAAGGGGGCGGCGGTGGGCCGGGCGTGCCGGGCCGGAAACGGAAGGGCCGGAAACGGAAGGGGAGGGGGCGCGTGCGCGCCTCCTCCCCGTTCTTGCGATCGTGTGCGCGCGGTGCGCGCTATTCCAGGGGCACGGTGCGGAAGAAGGTCTGGCCGCGGCGCATCAATTGCAGCATCACCGCGCCGCGCTTCTTGCCGTCCTGCTCGATGACCTTGGTGAGGTCGGCGGGGGTGTTCACCGGCTTCAGGTTGGCCAGCAGGATGATGTCGCCAGCGCGGATGTCCGCTTCTGCCGCGGGCTTGCCGCCCTCGACGGAAACCACCAGCAGGCCGCGCGCGTCTTCCAGTTTCAGATTGCGGGCGTCTTCCGCGCTTACGGGGCGTACGCTCATGCCAAGGCTGGCCGATGCCTGTTCCTTGCCGCCCTTTTCGGGGGCGGCATCGCCGCGCTGGGCGGTCAGGTGTTCCGCCGTGCGTTCGCCAAGGGTCAGGTTGACGGTCTTGGTCTGGCCGTTGCGCCACAGGGTCAGCCTGGTGGTATCGCCGGGTTTCAACGCGGCGATGCGGCGCAGCAGTTGGCTGGAACCGGGCACGTCGTCGCCGTCAACCTTCAGCACGATATCCCCGGCCTTCAACCCCGCCTTGTCGGCCGGTTCGCCGGGCATGACGGAGCCCACCAGCGCGCCGCGCGGCTCGCCAAGCCCCAGGGCGCGGGCCGTGGCCTCGTCAACGTCCTGGATGGTCACGCCGATCCAGCCGCGCCGCACCTTGCCCTCGGCGCGCAACTGGGCGATGACCCGCTCGGCCATGCTGCTGGGAATGGCGAAGCCGATGCCCTGGCCGGAGGCGACGATGGCGGTGTTGATGCCGATGACCTGGCCGTCCATGTTCAGCAGCGGGCCGCCGCTGTTGCCGGGGTTGATGGAGGCGTCGGTCTGCAGGAAGTTGTCGAACGGGCCGGAGCGGATGTCGCGCCCCTTGGCGCTCAGGATGCCCGCGGTCACCGAATGGTCGAGGCCGAAGGGGTTGCCGATGGCCAGCAGCCATTCGCCCACTTCCAGTTTGTCGGAATCACCGAAGCGCAGCACCGGCAGCGAGTTGCCCGCGTTGATCTTCAGCAGGGCAAGGTCGGTCTCTTCGTCGGTGCCGATGACGTTGGCCACGTACGAGTTGGACTTGCCGCTGGCGCCCTGCAGGTTCACGCGGATCACGTCCGCTTCGGCCACCACGTGGTTGTTGGTGACGATGTACCCGTCGGTCGAAATGATGAAGCCGGAACCCAGCGAGCGCTGCTTTTGCGGACGCTGCTGGCGGCCATGGAATTTTTCGAACTGGTCGAAAAACTTGTCGAAGGGGGTGCCGGGCGGCATGTTGCGGAACAGTTCATTGAACGGGTTTTCCGCTGCCTGCACGGTTTTTTCGGTGCTGATGTTGACCACGGCATCGCCCGACTGCTTCGCCAGTTCGCGAAAATCGGGCAGCA
It contains:
- a CDS encoding precorrin-2 dehydrogenase/sirohydrochlorin ferrochelatase family protein — its product is MRYYPLLLDLHGRACLVVGAGGVGRRKLASLLDCGPARVLVLDANPEAPNDPELAPLLAHPAVRFEARPFAPADVDGCALAFAATGSRAVNAAVADACRQRNVPCNVADAPDTGAFIVPAHFACGDLTVALSTGGHSPALTRRIRMDLQQWFGARYDGITVLLGRLRPLVLALGQETGQNTALFRAIVESPLIDALAARDRAGAERILTELLPAELHPRIVELLHELA
- a CDS encoding glycosyltransferase family 9 protein: MSKHLVIQLARFGDLVQTKRLVLSLLHGVAHDEDAVSHEAYSAPEVHLAVDASLVELARLVYPGVTVHGVRAHGGTPQADVLAHNARVFASLAAERFDTIYNLNNSGLNMALAALFPPDAVRGYRSLNGQPLRDRWMRMAFRWVAHRRLSPVNLVDFWAALAPRPIAPARVNPIALRGGRGIGVVLAGRMSRRSLPPDALAACLRAVFEGLGGPRVTFFGTRAERPLLRKVLDYLPASVAGNYDDLVGRTGWADLADALVGLDTLLTPDTGTMHLAAHLGVPVQGFFLSSAWCHETGPYGPGHRVWQATLDCLPCLEARPCPIGVQCLDAFRSREFLSFLSGRPGDRHPPGMLGMVSTLDDVGSTWLTVFGEDPSALRRVELRALVGEYLGLFTGEELADHDLARLLYHEADWMLPGPEGAAFTAFDPFADEPLRGA
- a CDS encoding CgeB family protein, yielding MYGGSLPIGRYCVDALRDLGHVVETFEAPSFLGAFTALKDLKVTADRLEFLENSFLQVVSQAVLAKVETFAPDLVLCLAQAPLNHQALKRLRRDNVATAMWFVEDHRVFTYWRAFAPFYDVFAVIQRAPLLDELAAMGVRDALYLPMAALPSFHRSLELSPVDQRRYGADVAFLGAGYPNRRVAFRQLVHLDFKIWGTEWDGEPLLARHVQQGGARVSAEDSVKIYNASRINLNLHSSIQSRTLVTGGDFVNPRTFELASIGAFQLVDRRTLMDELFAEDELATFDSMDGLQAAIAHYLAHPEERQAMAARARAKVLAQHTYQHRMRTLLEFIAQRRPGWPTPRAADAGLPADLPEDMRRDLATLLDRLGLPADAAFADVITALRQHSGQLTPLETSLLFLDEWRRQYA
- a CDS encoding substrate-binding periplasmic protein, whose translation is MLHAACAVAACTALLAFSVRPVLAGGPSPQTLVAVSDEWAPRIMSGPDGSADGICPMVLRQVAEDLGLDVDFGFMPKPRRQAAFRRGEINVVPCASPVWEGVLSDVAVYSEPFMMSTEMVLVSAGTTGVFRSVRDFAGLRFGTIGGYVYHDGFDEAFESGMLRREDAYTVTQNLQKLRAGRIDAMIVDDYEAAYWMHRAGWSETDFRVAYVFADPAPITLMLHASLRDFLPRVNASLARMRANGTLRALFAEYGPQKLAAHLTR
- a CDS encoding DUF1737 domain-containing protein; protein product: MKVYRYLTGPDDSAFCHRVTEALNKGWQLHGGPTLTYDAERKQVIAGQAVVKDVEGKDYVPGMDLSAQ
- a CDS encoding methyl-accepting chemotaxis protein, whose product is MGISRIGTKIAGAFLIVAAITLGVGVIGYLGINSASHSLESIVARRMPGFPHLLRIAEEIREVVIAQRSLLVPGISPDFSRQQYAAIEQSRTAIAEAMEKYAALPRSESENALFAEFRTQLDAGRKGNDALLDLIREWEKDKSDILGLMEILARTTDLRKVHDATFAALDALTDQGVKESAELYRQEMQSAARHKTAIVAGMLGGPVLAMLLGVGITLMLTRPLHRAVDYARAVSEGSLDRELDVHGADEVGMLAEALRRMVVSLRGLISGAEEKQRLATEEAHRARLATEEAENVRREAEVATRKGMMLAASRIETVVANVSRASEELTRRIDHTSSGASSQLDSVARTATAIGEMSETIADVAHSATNASHTADNARAKALEGATVVGDVVRGIGLAQDQALSLKTDMAVLGEQAEGIGQIMNVISDIADQTNLLALNAAIEAARAGDAGRGFAVVADEVRKLAEKTMAATRQVGEAIGNIQEGTRKNVQNVDNAVGAINDSTQAAQRSGETLREIVGLIEETAAQVSSIAAAVERETAENDEIDHAIKEVDRISSSMAEAMVHAARAIGDLADQARELQRLVGEMQQG
- a CDS encoding cache domain-containing protein — translated: MKYALRAALALLLVAALCPLASAQSKGSKDEAVAMVKKAVTYLKANGRDKAFAEISNPQGMFVDRDLYVVVYDMQGKCLAHGANAKQVGKNLMELRDPDGKYFVKERVELGKTKASFWQDYKFANPQTKLIEPKSMYMERVDDLLVGCGAYQ
- a CDS encoding split-Soret cytochrome c, producing the protein MERMNRRSALKTLGVLGCATGCLAGGLLSGAATQNAAAAAGAASGHFAQKDAPFSWKPHMLDAKICAPVAYDGYWHQGYGCGYGVFYAIVGMMGEQHGAPYNQFPFTMLEVGKSGISDWGTICGALLGAASAFALFWGRKERDPMVAELFRWYEQTAFPMHDPGAAFKGVAGALPTSVSHSPLCHVSVGRWCQASGFAEKSKERGERCARITADVATKAIAIMNAKQAGAFAVAHGDPASVTYCGECHNPGKQSPLLKGKMDCTPCHSGSPHTADKFKNHP